Proteins found in one Paenibacillus wynnii genomic segment:
- the rpe gene encoding ribulose-phosphate 3-epimerase, whose translation MIIIAPSLLSADFAALGAEVAEAEASGADWIHVDVMDGHFVPNITLGPSIVKAVSAHTSLPLDVHLMIEAPERYIADFAAAGAGVITVHAEACIHLHRVIHQIKELGLLAGVAINPGTPAAAIREVLMDVDMVLVMTVNPGFGGQAFIPATLRKIRQIRQWANEVNPGLRIEVDGGIAESTAALVAEAGADVLVAGNAVFGRSDRTAAIASIRAAANEKAQ comes from the coding sequence ATGATTATTATTGCCCCATCCCTATTGTCGGCGGATTTCGCCGCTCTGGGTGCTGAAGTAGCAGAAGCTGAGGCCAGCGGTGCGGATTGGATTCATGTAGATGTAATGGATGGACATTTTGTGCCCAATATTACCCTGGGCCCCTCAATTGTAAAAGCAGTGTCAGCTCATACGTCATTGCCGCTTGATGTTCATCTGATGATTGAAGCACCCGAACGTTATATTGCTGATTTTGCTGCCGCAGGCGCCGGAGTAATTACAGTTCATGCAGAAGCTTGCATCCACTTACATCGTGTCATTCACCAAATTAAGGAGCTTGGGCTTTTGGCTGGCGTGGCGATAAATCCAGGGACTCCTGCAGCTGCGATTCGTGAAGTGCTTATGGATGTAGATATGGTGCTGGTGATGACAGTGAACCCCGGTTTTGGAGGTCAAGCGTTCATACCTGCGACTTTGCGTAAAATTCGGCAGATTCGCCAGTGGGCGAATGAAGTGAATCCCGGTCTTCGTATTGAAGTGGACGGTGGCATTGCGGAGTCAACGGCTGCATTGGTTGCTGAAGCCGGAGCGGACGTATTAGTGGCTGGCAACGCGGTATTTGGACGGAGTGACCGTACAGCGGCGATTGCCTCCATTCGTGCAGCAGCGAATGAAAAGGCCCAATAA